The Sylvia atricapilla isolate bSylAtr1 chromosome 3, bSylAtr1.pri, whole genome shotgun sequence genome has a window encoding:
- the PREB gene encoding guanine nucleotide-exchange factor SEC12 isoform X1 translates to MAPRRPAELYRAPFPLYTVRLHPRRPLAITAGGGGAAKTGIRNGVHFLQLEQIGGQLSASLLHCHDTETRATMTMALAGDVIAAGQDNSCHILRFSLQEPEAPATAGKDGETRGDKDKGARRRRGPAGAAQGSPPSRAREVRVESLQRVRTDFSPDALQKAVRFSNDGALLATGGADGFLRLWEFPSMKKTLEFRAHDGEIEDIALGPDNKQVVTAGRDFQCCVWQQDQLVTGLRWHENLPGIPDKAYRYQACRFGAVEDNAGALRLYTVQVPHKRERRPPPCYLTKWDGKSFLPLLTRPCGSEVVSCLSISDSGTFLGLGTVTGSVAIHIAFSLQRLYYVKEAHGIVVTDVAFVPESRPGRELLGGHEAALLSVAVDSRCKLHLLPARRSLPVWLLLLLCAGLIVATILLLQLAFPGFL, encoded by the exons ATGGCGCCCCGGCGTCCCGCCGAGCTGTACCGGGCGCCGTTCCCGCTCTACACCGTCCGCTTACACCCGCGGCGGCCGCTCGCCATCACCGCGGGCGGCGGAGGCGCCGCCAAGACCGGCATCCGCAATGGCGTG catttcctgcagctggagcagatcGGGGGGCAGCTCAGCGCCTCGCTGCTGCACTGCCACGACACCGAAACCCGCGCCACCATGACCATGGCGCTGGCCGGGGACGTCATTGCGGCCGGCCAGGACAACAGCTGCCACATCCTGCGCTTCAGCCTGCAGGAGCCCGAGGCTCCGGCCACCGCCGGGAAGGACGGTGAGACACGGG gggacaaggacaagggcgcgcggcggcggcggggccccgcGGGGGCGGCCCAGGGAAGCCCCCCGAGCCGGGCCCGCGAGGTGAGGGTGGAGAGCCTGCAGCGTGTGCGCACCGACTTCAGCCCCGACGCCCTGCAGAAGGCCGTGCGCTTCAGCAACGACGGCGCCCTGCTGGCCACCGGCGGGGCCGACGGCTTCCTGCGCCTCTGGGAG TTCCCCAGCATGAAGAAGACGTTGGAGTTCAGAGCCCACGACGGGGAGATTGAAGACATTGCGCTGGGCCCTGACAACAAG caggTGGTGACAGCAGGGAGAGACTTCCAGTGCTGcgtgtggcagcaggaccagctGGTGACAGGGCTGCGCTGGCACGAGAACCTGCCCGGCATCCCTGACAAGGCCTATCGCTACCAGGCCTGCCG GTTCGGGGCTGTGGAGGACAATGCTGGGGCTCTGAGGCTCTACACAGTGCAGGTGCCCCACAAGCGGGAGCGCCGGCCCCCGCCCTGCTACCTGACCAAGTGGGATGGCAAAAGCTTCCTGCCGCTGCTGACGCGGCCCTGCGGCTCCGAGGTGGTCTCCTGCCTCTCCATCAG TGATTCGGGCAccttcctggggctgggcacagtGACGGGCTCCGTGGCCATCCACATTGCCTTCTCGCTGCAG AGATTGTACTACGTGAAGGAGGCCCACGGCATTGTGGTGACAGACGTGGCCTTTGTCCCCGAGAGCCGGCCCGGGCGGGAGCTGCTGGGGGGCCACGAGGCCGCCCTGCTCAGCGTGGCCGTGGACAGCCGCTGCAAACTGCACCTGCTGCCCGCCCGCC GCTCCCTCCCcgtctggctgctgctgctgctttgtgccGGGCTCATCGTGGCcaccatcctgctgctgcagctcgCCTTTCCAGGCTTCCTGTAG
- the PREB gene encoding guanine nucleotide-exchange factor SEC12 isoform X2 translates to MAPRRPAELYRAPFPLYTVRLHPRRPLAITAGGGGAAKTGIRNGVHFLQLEQIGGQLSASLLHCHDTETRATMTMALAGDVIAAGQDNSCHILRFSLQEPEAPATAGKDGETRGDKDKGARRRRGPAGAAQGSPPSRAREVRVESLQRVRTDFSPDALQKAVRFSNDGALLATGGADGFLRLWEFPSMKKTLEFRAHDGEIEDIALGPDNKVVTAGRDFQCCVWQQDQLVTGLRWHENLPGIPDKAYRYQACRFGAVEDNAGALRLYTVQVPHKRERRPPPCYLTKWDGKSFLPLLTRPCGSEVVSCLSISDSGTFLGLGTVTGSVAIHIAFSLQRLYYVKEAHGIVVTDVAFVPESRPGRELLGGHEAALLSVAVDSRCKLHLLPARRSLPVWLLLLLCAGLIVATILLLQLAFPGFL, encoded by the exons ATGGCGCCCCGGCGTCCCGCCGAGCTGTACCGGGCGCCGTTCCCGCTCTACACCGTCCGCTTACACCCGCGGCGGCCGCTCGCCATCACCGCGGGCGGCGGAGGCGCCGCCAAGACCGGCATCCGCAATGGCGTG catttcctgcagctggagcagatcGGGGGGCAGCTCAGCGCCTCGCTGCTGCACTGCCACGACACCGAAACCCGCGCCACCATGACCATGGCGCTGGCCGGGGACGTCATTGCGGCCGGCCAGGACAACAGCTGCCACATCCTGCGCTTCAGCCTGCAGGAGCCCGAGGCTCCGGCCACCGCCGGGAAGGACGGTGAGACACGGG gggacaaggacaagggcgcgcggcggcggcggggccccgcGGGGGCGGCCCAGGGAAGCCCCCCGAGCCGGGCCCGCGAGGTGAGGGTGGAGAGCCTGCAGCGTGTGCGCACCGACTTCAGCCCCGACGCCCTGCAGAAGGCCGTGCGCTTCAGCAACGACGGCGCCCTGCTGGCCACCGGCGGGGCCGACGGCTTCCTGCGCCTCTGGGAG TTCCCCAGCATGAAGAAGACGTTGGAGTTCAGAGCCCACGACGGGGAGATTGAAGACATTGCGCTGGGCCCTGACAACAAG gTGGTGACAGCAGGGAGAGACTTCCAGTGCTGcgtgtggcagcaggaccagctGGTGACAGGGCTGCGCTGGCACGAGAACCTGCCCGGCATCCCTGACAAGGCCTATCGCTACCAGGCCTGCCG GTTCGGGGCTGTGGAGGACAATGCTGGGGCTCTGAGGCTCTACACAGTGCAGGTGCCCCACAAGCGGGAGCGCCGGCCCCCGCCCTGCTACCTGACCAAGTGGGATGGCAAAAGCTTCCTGCCGCTGCTGACGCGGCCCTGCGGCTCCGAGGTGGTCTCCTGCCTCTCCATCAG TGATTCGGGCAccttcctggggctgggcacagtGACGGGCTCCGTGGCCATCCACATTGCCTTCTCGCTGCAG AGATTGTACTACGTGAAGGAGGCCCACGGCATTGTGGTGACAGACGTGGCCTTTGTCCCCGAGAGCCGGCCCGGGCGGGAGCTGCTGGGGGGCCACGAGGCCGCCCTGCTCAGCGTGGCCGTGGACAGCCGCTGCAAACTGCACCTGCTGCCCGCCCGCC GCTCCCTCCCcgtctggctgctgctgctgctttgtgccGGGCTCATCGTGGCcaccatcctgctgctgcagctcgCCTTTCCAGGCTTCCTGTAG
- the CGREF1 gene encoding cell growth regulator with EF hand domain protein 1 has translation MRNPPVMLILLLLLGPAVWAAPRAGTDRPDPSMAKIVAPYPDPLSSESPALLLLWSAVRSLGPPERDVEAMTREQALLYLFVLHDHDQSRRLDGLELLQLLGTVLAQAGEQPAPDMVAALVDQALAKQDLNGDGLLDPSELLDPPAILLPGQEQGPPGQPPLEQQAEVGAVPGEGTELPRQDLDLRSPGQAATEAGDPQAGAPEDGAPKVESPNAEALEAEAVPVLEAEALSTDATEEEEAPEAEAPEEQAPPAWRDHGEE, from the exons ATGAGGAACCCGCCGGTGAtgctgatcctgctgctgctgctggggccagCGGTCTGGGCCGCCCCCAGGGCGGGGACGGACAG GCCTGACCCCTCCATGGCCAAAATCGTGGCTCCGTATCCAGACCCGCTGAGCTCGGAGTCGCCTGCGCTGCT gctgctgtggagcGCCGTGCGGAGCCTGGGGCCGCCGGAGCGGGACGTGGAGGCAATGACACGGGAGCAGG ccctgctctaCCTCTTCGTGCTCCATGACCATGACCAGAGCAGGCGCCTGGacgggctggagctgctgcagttaCTTGGCAcggtgctggcacaggctggggagcagccagcccctgACATG GTGGCTGCTCTGGTGGACCAAGCCCTGGCGAAGCAGGACCTGAATGGGGATGGGCTGCTGGAcccctctgagctgctggacCCCCCCGCGATTCTCTTGcctggccaggagcagggacCCCCAGGACAACCCCCCCtagagcagcaggcagaggttggggctgtgcctggggagggcaCGGAGTTGCCCAGGCAGGACCTGGACTTGAGAAGCCCAGGACAGGCAGCCACTGAGGCAGGAGACCCCCAGGCTGGAGCCCCTGAGGATGGAGCCCCCAAGGTGGAATCTCCCAATGCTGAGGCCCTGGAGGCAGAAGCTGTCCCTGTACTGGAGGCCGAAGCCCTCAGTACTGATGccacagaggaagaggaagccCCTGAGGCTGAAGCCCCCGAGGAGCAGGCACCCCCAGCCTGGAGGGACCATGGTGAGGAGTAG
- the KHK gene encoding ketohexokinase: MAAEAGGAAGQRRIMCVGLVCLDIISVVEAFPAEDSDTRCLSQRWQRGGNASNSCTVLSLLGAPCAFLGSLAPGPAADFITADFQRRGVDTAHVAWHPRGDVPCACCLVNASSGSRTIVLHDTNLPDVTARHFERVDLCQYKWIHFEARNAAEQSAMLERVERHNRAAAPGRRVQISVEVEKPREELLPLMGRGHVVFISKDLAQHFGYSSASEAVKGLRGRIQPGATLICAWAEEGADALGPDGQLVHSDAFPPETLVDTLGAGDTFNAAVIFALAEGRTLQDALTFGCRIAGRKCGIQGFDGIV, from the exons ATGGCGGCAGAggcgggcggcgccgcggggcagcggcggATCATGTGCGTGGGGCTGGTGTGCCTGGACATCATCAGCGTGGTGGAGGCTTTCCCGGCCGAGGATTCCGACACCAG GTGCCTGTCGCAGCGGTGGCAGCGGGGCGGGAACGCTTCCAACTCCTGCACGGTGCTGTCGCTGCTGGGAGCCCCCTGCGCCTTCCTGGGCTCGCtggcccccggccccgccgctga CTTCATCACGGCGGATTTCCAGCGCCGGGGTGTGGACACGGCGCACGTGGCCTGGCATCCCCGCGGAGACGTGCCCTGCGCCTGCTGCCTGGTCAACGCTTCCAGCGGCTCCCGCACCATCGTCCTGCACGACAC CAACCTGCCCGACGTGACAGCCCGCCACTTCGAGCGGGTCGACCTTTGCCAATACAAGTGGATCCACTTCGAG GCCCGGAACGCGGCGGAGCAGAGCGCGATGCTGGAGCGGGTGGAGCGGCACAAccgggcggcggcgccggggcggCGGGTGCAAATCTCGGTGGAGGTGGAGAAGCCgcgggaggagctgctgccgcTGATGGGGCGGGGACACGTG GTGTTCATCAGCAAGGACCTGGCGCAGCACTTCGGGTACTCATCGGCCTCTGAGGCTGTGAAGGGGCTGCGGGGGCGCATCCAGCCAGG GGCCACGCTGATCTGCGCTTGGGCTGAGGAGGGGGCCGATGCCTTGGGCCCCGACGGGCAGCTGGTGCACTCGGACGCCTTCCCCCCGGAGACCCTCGTGGACACActgggggctggggacaccttcAATGCCGCCGTCATCTTTGCGCTCGCAGAAG GGAGGACCCTGCAGGACGCCCTCACCTTCGGCTGCCGGATCGCGGGCAGGAAATGTGGGATCCAAGGCTTCGATGGCATTGTCTGA